The Methanobrevibacter millerae genome includes the window TGCCAGTCAGGGCATAGAAACATTGATGCTTGAAGGTGGGGCTACACTAAACTTCGCAATGATAAAAGAAGGTCTTATTGATGAGATAAGAATATGCATTGCACCGAAGGTTGTCGGCGGCGTTAATGCAAAAACATTGTTTGATGGTGAAGGCTTTGACACGATGGATGAAGGAGTTAATCTGGAGCTGACTGATTCATTTTCTTTGGGAAAAGACCTGATTTTAACTTATAAAGTTTTAAAATAGAATTTTCATTATATAAAAAATCGTTTCATATGAGGTACTATTTTTTTATTTAAATAAAATAGTATTTTATAGAAAACTATTTTATTAATTTTTTATAAATAGTATTTTATAGAAAACTAATTTGTGAAAATATGGTTGAAAGAAAATTATATTTGGATAAGATCAAATCTTTTGTAGATGTGGATTTAATTAAAATAATAACTGGTATCAGAAGATGCGGTAAATCATATTTTTTTAAATTAATTATTAATTTTTTAATAGAAAATGGAGTAAATGAAGATAACATTCTTTTAATAGATTTGGAACTTCCAAAATTCAATCATATTAAAACTAGAGAACAGCTTGATGAAATAGTTTTAGAATTTTTAGAAGAGCATCATGATAAAACTTATTTGTTTTTTGATGAAATACAAAATGTTTCTCAATGGGAAATCAGTATTAATGGATATTTCAAATTGTCTAATGTTGATATTTATATAACAGGATCAAATTCTAAACTATTATCAAAAGAATTAGCAACATTTTTGACAGGACGTTATATTTCAATTGAAATGTATCCTTTTTCTTTCAATGAATTCATTGATTTTAAAGAAGAGTTAAATCAGAAAGCTTTTTTTGAAAATGAATTCAATACAGATATTGAAAATTATTTTGAAGAGTATATTTCTTATGGTGGTTTACCAGTAACAATTGATACAAAAAATCATAAAGAAATTACTTTAAAAGATTTGTATTCATCAATATTGTTACATGATATTGTTGAACGATATGAAATTAGAAATATAGG containing:
- a CDS encoding ATP-binding protein, translated to MVERKLYLDKIKSFVDVDLIKIITGIRRCGKSYFFKLIINFLIENGVNEDNILLIDLELPKFNHIKTREQLDEIVLEFLEEHHDKTYLFFDEIQNVSQWEISINGYFKLSNVDIYITGSNSKLLSKELATFLTGRYISIEMYPFSFNEFIDFKEELNQKAFFENEFNTDIENYFEEYISYGGLPVTIDTKNHKEITLKDLYSSILLHDIVERYEIRNIGLFSRITKFILENIGNLISAHSIYTYLKHEKINITKSTIYNYLEYLQNAYILSKITREDLIGKKEINGSEKFYIMDQGFYKSQLEEKQLNIGRILENIIYLELLRNDCKVTVGTINNYEIDFVCKKDNKKFYIQVAYHLYDEKTIDREFRPLKQVDDNYPKYVLTMDRQDYSRDGIVHMNIIKFLREFFYE